In Fusobacterium canifelinum, a genomic segment contains:
- a CDS encoding PadR family transcriptional regulator, which translates to MNINERSKFKHLTAFILVLLAEKDHSPREVQQLLLGDFPGFTRDMSTVYRCLSSLEKEGLVEVNWHLPDGGAAKKIYSLTEKGWEALYEWKEDISIRKGNFEVFLKKIESLIEGEK; encoded by the coding sequence GATCTAAATTTAAGCATTTAACTGCTTTTATTTTAGTGCTATTGGCTGAAAAAGACCATAGTCCAAGAGAAGTACAACAATTACTTTTAGGTGACTTTCCAGGATTTACCAGAGATATGTCAACAGTATATCGTTGTCTTAGTAGTTTAGAAAAAGAAGGATTAGTTGAAGTAAATTGGCATTTACCTGATGGAGGAGCAGCTAAAAAAATATATAGTTTAACAGAAAAAGGCTGGGAAGCCTTGTACGAATGGAAAGAAGATATTTCAATTAGAAAGGGAAATTTTGAAGTCTTTTTAAAAAAAATTGAAAGTTTAATAGAAGGAGAAAAATGA